A single window of Symphalangus syndactylus isolate Jambi chromosome 4, NHGRI_mSymSyn1-v2.1_pri, whole genome shotgun sequence DNA harbors:
- the LOC129480255 gene encoding peptidyl-prolyl cis-trans isomerase A-like has product MVNPTVFFDVAIDGEPLGRVSFELFADNFPKTAENFRALSTGEKGFGYKGSCFHRIIPGFMCQGCDFTRHNGTGGKSIYGEKFEDENVILKHAGPGILSMANAGPNTNGSQFFICIAKTEWLDGKHVVFGKVKEGMSIVEAMECFGSRNGKTSKKITIADCGQLE; this is encoded by the coding sequence ATGGTCAACCCCACCGTGTTCTTCGATGTTGCCATCGACGGCGAGCCCTTGGGCCGCGTCTCCTTCGAGCTGTTTGCAGACAATTTCCCAAAGACAGCAGAAAACTTTCGTGCTCTGAGCACTGGAGAGAAAGGATTTGGTTATAAGGGTTCCtgctttcacagaattattccaggGTTTATGTGTCAGGGTTGTGACTTCACACGCCATAATGGCACTGGTGGCAAGTCCATCTATGGGGAGAAATTTGAAGATGAGAACGTCATCCTAAAGCATGCAGGTCCTGGCATCTTGTCCATGGCAAATGCTGGGCCCAACACAAATGGTTCCCAGTTTTTCATCTGCATTGCCAAGACTGAGTGGCTGGATGGCAAGCATGTGGTCTTTGGCAAAGTGAAAGAAGGCATGAGTATTGTGGAGGCCATGGAGTGCTTTGGGTCCAGGAACGGCAAGACCAGCAAGAAGATCACCATTGCTGACTGTGGACAACTCGAATAA